A window of the Hyalangium minutum genome harbors these coding sequences:
- a CDS encoding family 2B encapsulin nanocompartment shell protein, giving the protein MANSVNTGSAPNADEQLLSLSTAGARQLTTTTKTQPQMQGISPRWLLRMLPWVQVSGGTYRVNRRLSYTVGDDRLNFSNIGAKVEIIPQELLKLPLLRGLDSEALTLDALARQFVQREFKTGDLIVEAGKPAEHVFLLAHGKANKLGTGKYGDPIILEVLGDGDHFGDQAVVESNDVWPFTVKALTPCTVMLLPQQAFETLIRQSPALNAHVEVYKRRLKMPQDKMGQAAIELAAGHKGEPELPGTFVDYELRPREYELSVAQTILNVHTRVADIYNDPMNQTQEQLRLTIEALRERQEYELINNREFGFLHNADLKQRLHPRSGPPTPDDLDELLSRRRKSRFFLAHPRTIAAFGQECNRRGIYPTPVEVNGSRFMAWRGVPLLPCDKIPITPERTTSIIVMRTGEGDQGVIGLHNAGVPDEVQPSLSVRRMDISEKAITSYLVSVYFSAAVLVPDALGVLENIELGR; this is encoded by the coding sequence CACGACGACGAAGACGCAGCCACAGATGCAGGGGATCTCCCCTCGGTGGCTGCTGCGGATGCTGCCCTGGGTCCAGGTGTCCGGTGGCACGTACCGCGTCAACCGGCGCCTGTCCTATACCGTGGGGGACGACCGGCTGAACTTCAGCAACATCGGCGCCAAGGTGGAGATCATCCCCCAGGAGCTGCTCAAGCTGCCGCTGCTGCGCGGCCTGGACTCCGAGGCGTTGACGCTGGACGCCCTGGCACGCCAGTTCGTGCAGCGCGAGTTCAAGACCGGAGATCTGATCGTCGAGGCGGGCAAGCCCGCCGAGCACGTGTTCCTGCTGGCGCACGGCAAGGCCAACAAGCTGGGCACGGGCAAGTACGGCGATCCGATCATCCTCGAAGTACTCGGTGACGGCGACCACTTCGGCGATCAGGCCGTGGTGGAGTCGAACGACGTCTGGCCGTTCACCGTGAAGGCGCTCACGCCGTGCACGGTGATGCTGCTGCCGCAGCAGGCGTTCGAGACCCTCATCCGCCAGTCCCCGGCGCTCAACGCACACGTCGAGGTCTACAAGCGGCGGCTGAAGATGCCCCAGGACAAGATGGGGCAGGCTGCCATTGAGCTGGCTGCGGGCCACAAGGGTGAGCCGGAGCTGCCGGGCACCTTCGTGGACTACGAGCTCCGGCCTCGCGAGTACGAGCTGAGCGTGGCGCAGACGATCCTCAACGTGCACACCCGCGTTGCGGACATCTACAACGATCCGATGAACCAGACGCAGGAGCAGCTGCGGCTGACCATCGAGGCTCTGCGCGAGCGCCAGGAGTACGAGCTCATCAACAACCGGGAGTTCGGGTTCCTGCACAATGCAGATCTCAAGCAGCGCCTCCATCCGCGCAGCGGGCCGCCGACGCCGGATGATCTGGATGAGCTGCTGAGCCGGCGCCGCAAGTCCCGGTTCTTCCTGGCGCACCCGCGCACCATCGCGGCGTTCGGCCAGGAGTGCAACCGCCGGGGCATCTATCCCACCCCAGTCGAGGTGAACGGCAGCCGGTTCATGGCCTGGCGCGGCGTCCCCCTGCTGCCCTGCGACAAGATCCCCATCACCCCGGAGCGGACCACGTCCATCATCGTGATGCGCACCGGCGAGGGGGACCAGGGTGTCATCGGCCTCCACAACGCGGGAGTCCCGGACGAGGTGCAGCCCAGCCTCTCGGTGCGCCGCATGGACATCAGCGAGAAGGCCATCACCTCCTACCTGGTGAGCGTCTACTTCTCGGCGGCAGTCCTGGTTCCGGACGCCCTGGGCGTGCTGGAGAACATCGAGCTCGGGCGCTGA
- a CDS encoding outer membrane beta-barrel protein encodes MKNRSVVGSLAAAALLFAVPALAQVEAQEVGTKLHYNPAEAQVGLDVRVGLGGLTGAAGEYTGTGPLLGIAADAQVWPALGVEVGYEGQRIPIDESLIGSSGEGLYRHNLGLMAKAGPLINDKWRPFVGAGLGLSYINPTDGADFLYKNDIVEELPLAAGVDYNFGTIFAGARASYRLMFGESFAEDVRPGLDNSGNLFNANITLGGRF; translated from the coding sequence ATGAAGAACCGTTCGGTCGTGGGAAGCCTGGCAGCCGCCGCCCTGCTGTTCGCCGTTCCCGCCCTCGCGCAGGTTGAAGCCCAGGAGGTGGGAACGAAGCTCCACTACAATCCGGCAGAGGCGCAGGTGGGGCTGGATGTCCGCGTCGGTCTGGGAGGACTGACGGGCGCTGCGGGTGAGTATACGGGCACGGGCCCGCTCCTCGGCATCGCGGCCGATGCTCAGGTCTGGCCCGCGCTCGGAGTCGAGGTGGGCTACGAGGGGCAGCGCATCCCCATTGATGAGTCGCTCATCGGCTCTTCGGGCGAGGGCCTCTACCGCCACAACCTCGGGCTGATGGCCAAGGCGGGACCGCTGATCAACGACAAGTGGCGGCCCTTCGTCGGCGCGGGCCTGGGCCTGAGCTACATCAACCCCACGGACGGCGCGGACTTCCTCTATAAAAACGATATCGTCGAGGAGCTGCCGCTGGCGGCGGGCGTGGACTACAACTTCGGCACCATCTTCGCGGGGGCGAGGGCCAGCTACCGCCTGATGTTCGGCGAGAGCTTCGCGGAAGACGTGCGCCCCGGCCTCGACAACAGCGGCAATCTCTTCAACGCCAACATCACGCTGGGCGGGCGCTTCTAG
- a CDS encoding Hsp70 family protein → MTVAPKLLPLRIRLPYTTEEEFIEKYGSNVARAGVFIATKALKEEGTAIAFEFVLANGARLLRGEGVVVKAQAEEGGRSGMSVRFVKLDAQSKALIDRVVALRSGQPLPPASVETQVPAPATAPVKPPTPVPVEAPRAPAPQPLAPPPGMVRRTSPSLSAAVPSVAPPPPAAAARPPPAAPPATASPTPAVPPPPAPSAAPPVSPQRTEPLREPKAPTVRMWSVPFTPPPTGTPPPAEPVSPTAKAIPRPPVDPLPTPPPGLVQRTAGPASAEPPARPPPRPSVSIPAIPAAPPAAPPVARAPAAPSLPPEPRTEEVPPLAPLPPEPSRTEVPAAPSEDSRRVSEGRGRRRTVLDMPVSAPVAPSAPEVVLGIDLGTTQARVAVFHEGSVRLISSGGVEAQGLPSMLAVDASGQLLVGAAALAEAERNSRHAATGLKRLLGLRARSPRLRSFVGLPFSVAADPRGDAGVELGGRVISLTDFAAQLLRELKASAGAFLGREATRAVLCVPAYFDARQRAALREAGERAGLQTLRVLNAPAAATLAYGHGRGLARKRVLVVDLGGGGLEVSVVQVTGDDLEIVTTGSDPTLGGMDFDARITEALMSDLRNSGTSSQEPSLDWGPLRAAAESAKVRLSEQDETPVRLREGPSLTLNRERVEALTADLAQRVTEATREVLESSSLTPQGLDAVVLVGGQSRAPLVRRRLEESLGVPVRSDVDPLTAGAFGAALLGRSLLEIDSGKPGATVSDVLSVPLGVAERGGTLRRVFERNTRLPADKTLVLPVTPGPLSLAIFQGASSLASESEYLGALHFQFERTGEAELHFSLSQDGILSLSATLPGAKRQPVTLATEDLDDTAREALIARSPFATETKESPAGLFSGLRKLFGKK, encoded by the coding sequence GTGACGGTCGCGCCCAAGCTCCTCCCGCTGCGCATCCGCCTCCCGTACACCACGGAGGAGGAGTTCATCGAGAAGTACGGCTCGAACGTCGCGCGCGCCGGTGTGTTCATCGCCACCAAGGCCCTGAAGGAAGAGGGCACCGCAATCGCCTTCGAGTTCGTCCTCGCCAACGGCGCTCGGCTGCTGCGCGGCGAGGGCGTCGTCGTCAAAGCGCAGGCCGAGGAAGGTGGGCGCTCGGGGATGAGCGTCCGCTTCGTGAAGCTGGATGCGCAGAGCAAGGCGCTCATCGATCGCGTGGTGGCGCTGCGCAGTGGGCAGCCGCTCCCGCCCGCCTCGGTGGAAACACAGGTCCCGGCTCCTGCAACCGCCCCGGTAAAGCCCCCCACACCGGTACCTGTGGAGGCCCCAAGAGCGCCTGCGCCACAGCCCCTGGCTCCGCCTCCGGGCATGGTCCGCCGGACGTCTCCGTCCCTCTCGGCTGCTGTGCCTTCGGTGGCCCCACCTCCTCCGGCAGCGGCGGCGCGTCCACCGCCTGCGGCTCCTCCGGCGACGGCTTCACCTACTCCCGCAGTGCCCCCACCTCCGGCTCCTTCCGCAGCACCTCCGGTTTCTCCCCAGCGCACAGAGCCACTTCGGGAGCCCAAAGCTCCCACGGTTCGGATGTGGTCCGTCCCCTTCACTCCGCCTCCCACCGGGACGCCTCCTCCGGCAGAACCCGTTTCCCCCACGGCGAAAGCCATCCCCCGTCCTCCGGTCGATCCGCTCCCCACGCCTCCGCCTGGGTTGGTCCAGCGCACGGCGGGCCCTGCCTCCGCCGAGCCTCCTGCTCGCCCTCCCCCTCGCCCTTCGGTTTCCATTCCCGCGATTCCCGCAGCGCCCCCTGCGGCGCCACCCGTGGCGCGTGCGCCTGCCGCTCCATCGCTCCCGCCCGAGCCGCGCACCGAGGAGGTTCCGCCGCTCGCACCTCTGCCTCCGGAGCCCTCTCGCACCGAGGTTCCCGCCGCCCCGTCCGAGGACTCTCGCCGTGTCTCGGAGGGCCGAGGCCGCCGGAGGACCGTGCTCGACATGCCGGTCAGCGCCCCCGTGGCTCCCTCCGCGCCCGAGGTCGTCCTGGGCATCGACCTGGGCACGACCCAAGCCCGTGTCGCTGTGTTCCACGAGGGCTCGGTCCGCCTCATCTCCTCGGGAGGCGTGGAGGCTCAGGGCCTTCCCTCCATGCTCGCGGTCGATGCCTCGGGGCAGCTCCTCGTCGGAGCGGCGGCCCTGGCCGAGGCCGAGCGAAACTCCCGCCACGCCGCCACGGGCCTCAAACGCCTGCTCGGCCTGCGCGCGCGCTCCCCCCGGCTTCGCAGCTTCGTGGGGCTCCCCTTCTCCGTCGCTGCCGACCCGCGCGGGGATGCGGGGGTCGAGCTGGGTGGGCGCGTCATCTCCCTGACCGACTTCGCCGCTCAGCTCCTGCGTGAGCTCAAGGCCAGCGCCGGCGCGTTCCTCGGCCGCGAGGCCACCCGCGCCGTGCTGTGCGTCCCTGCCTACTTCGATGCCCGCCAGCGAGCCGCCCTGCGCGAGGCCGGTGAGCGCGCGGGCCTTCAGACCCTGCGCGTGCTCAATGCCCCCGCCGCGGCCACGCTCGCGTACGGACATGGCCGGGGCCTGGCTCGCAAGCGCGTCCTCGTGGTGGACCTCGGCGGAGGCGGGCTCGAGGTCTCCGTCGTGCAGGTCACCGGCGATGACCTCGAGATCGTCACCACGGGCTCCGATCCGACGCTCGGCGGCATGGACTTCGATGCTCGCATCACCGAGGCCCTGATGAGCGACCTGCGGAACTCGGGCACCTCTTCGCAGGAGCCTTCGCTCGACTGGGGACCGCTGCGCGCCGCCGCCGAGTCAGCCAAGGTACGCCTCAGCGAGCAGGATGAGACACCCGTCCGCCTCCGCGAGGGACCCAGCCTCACCCTCAACCGCGAGCGCGTGGAGGCACTCACCGCGGATCTCGCCCAGCGCGTGACGGAAGCCACCCGCGAAGTGTTGGAGTCCAGCTCCCTCACCCCCCAGGGCCTGGATGCCGTGGTGCTCGTGGGTGGCCAGAGCCGGGCCCCGCTCGTCCGCCGGCGGCTCGAAGAGAGCCTCGGGGTGCCCGTACGCTCCGACGTGGATCCGCTCACCGCGGGAGCATTCGGGGCGGCGCTGCTGGGCCGCTCGCTGCTGGAGATCGACTCCGGCAAGCCAGGTGCCACCGTCTCGGATGTGCTCTCCGTACCACTCGGTGTGGCCGAGCGCGGGGGCACGCTCCGTCGCGTCTTCGAGCGCAACACCCGCCTTCCTGCAGACAAAACGCTCGTCCTGCCCGTCACCCCGGGACCGCTCTCGCTGGCCATCTTCCAAGGGGCTTCCTCCCTCGCCTCGGAGAGCGAGTACCTCGGAGCGCTCCACTTCCAATTCGAGCGCACGGGAGAAGCGGAGCTCCACTTCTCCCTTTCGCAGGACGGCATCCTCTCGCTGTCGGCCACCCTGCCCGGTGCGAAGCGCCAGCCGGTGACGCTGGCCACGGAGGACTTGGACGACACGGCCCGCGAGGCCCTCATCGCGCGCTCGCCCTTTGCCACCGAGACCAAGGAGAGCCCTGCGGGTCTCTTCTCCGGTCTGCGGAAGCTCTTCGGGAAGAAGTAG
- a CDS encoding HAMP domain-containing protein, producing the protein MSSEPQKDGSKRRQWRNFLLEPKFQLKFTVYLIAVALVVAAGLGVFLYRNTRALLDEANNSLEARSRAAEASRELSNATLSNELIKRMGDPVFVAQLEATSKAIDERYEAERAAIVAQKAELERRQRTMWTVFMGAFAAFLVLIALTSIVLTHRVAGPLLRIRRMVKDVAGGTIRPPPYGLRDKDELKDLFDATRGMMHVLRKQVEDDALVLSHALERAQQEGVKSEWMDDLRTLESRIKGRL; encoded by the coding sequence ATGTCCTCAGAACCGCAGAAGGATGGCAGCAAGCGGCGCCAGTGGCGCAACTTCCTCCTCGAGCCGAAGTTCCAGCTGAAGTTCACGGTGTACCTGATTGCCGTGGCGCTGGTGGTGGCGGCGGGGCTGGGGGTGTTCCTGTACCGGAACACGCGGGCGCTGCTGGACGAGGCGAACAACTCACTGGAAGCCCGCTCGCGCGCCGCCGAGGCCAGCCGCGAGCTGTCCAACGCCACGCTCTCCAACGAGCTCATCAAGCGGATGGGGGATCCGGTCTTCGTGGCGCAGCTGGAGGCGACCTCCAAGGCCATTGACGAGCGCTACGAGGCGGAGCGGGCGGCCATCGTCGCGCAGAAGGCGGAGCTGGAGCGGCGCCAGCGCACCATGTGGACGGTGTTCATGGGCGCATTCGCGGCGTTCCTGGTGTTGATTGCGCTGACGAGCATCGTGCTGACGCACCGGGTGGCCGGCCCGCTGCTGCGCATCCGCCGCATGGTGAAGGACGTGGCGGGTGGCACCATCCGTCCGCCGCCCTACGGGCTGCGCGACAAGGATGAGCTGAAGGACCTCTTCGATGCGACGCGGGGCATGATGCACGTGCTGCGCAAGCAGGTGGAGGATGACGCGCTGGTGCTCAGTCATGCGCTGGAGCGCGCCCAGCAGGAGGGCGTGAAGAGCGAGTGGATGGATGACCTGCGCACGCTGGAGTCGCGTATCAAAGGTCGGCTGTGA
- a CDS encoding DUF4352 domain-containing protein, with protein sequence MSPRTALTPILLAAALAWGCTKEEAPPQEDRTLAKLRAEADRVGKGGAASGPPARAQQADEDPDMGLAGLATADEGASDRKLRLPDSNETKHVDTVAVKLTGLEASHSVKGGKLSLTTEDQFLRVQLVMQNVGQAPAALSLDGAKLMDAAGKEYPLARDVQIAAGTRELRHTWAPEERSDVVLFFEVPPSTLDAGLTLVLPATSGDVRLALR encoded by the coding sequence ATGAGCCCCCGCACCGCCCTGACCCCGATTCTCCTGGCGGCGGCCCTCGCGTGGGGCTGCACGAAGGAGGAGGCTCCGCCCCAGGAGGACCGCACGCTCGCCAAGCTGCGCGCCGAGGCGGACCGTGTGGGCAAGGGCGGTGCTGCCTCGGGCCCTCCGGCCCGCGCCCAGCAGGCCGACGAGGACCCCGACATGGGCCTCGCGGGACTGGCCACGGCCGATGAGGGCGCCTCGGACCGCAAGCTGCGGTTGCCGGACTCCAACGAGACGAAGCACGTGGACACCGTGGCCGTGAAGCTCACCGGCCTGGAGGCCTCGCACTCGGTGAAGGGCGGCAAGCTGAGCCTCACCACCGAGGATCAGTTCCTCCGCGTGCAGCTCGTCATGCAGAACGTGGGGCAGGCCCCGGCGGCACTCTCGCTCGATGGAGCGAAGCTGATGGATGCGGCCGGCAAGGAGTACCCGCTGGCCCGGGACGTCCAGATCGCCGCTGGGACACGCGAGCTGCGCCACACCTGGGCCCCGGAGGAGCGCTCCGATGTGGTGCTCTTCTTCGAGGTTCCTCCGTCCACCCTTGATGCGGGCCTGACGCTCGTGCTGCCAGCGACCAGCGGAGATGTCCGCCTCGCCTTGCGATGA
- a CDS encoding DoxX family protein: MWTGRILSGFAVVFLLGDGVFKFLQTPEAVKGTVELGYPVSVLVGLGITELICLAVYLLPRTSVLGAILWTGYLGGAIATHVRVGNPLFSHVLFPVYLAAFLWLGLWLREPRLRALVPLRNKP; encoded by the coding sequence TTGTGGACGGGGCGCATTCTCAGCGGTTTCGCGGTCGTCTTCCTGCTGGGCGACGGGGTGTTCAAGTTCCTGCAGACCCCCGAGGCGGTAAAGGGGACGGTCGAGCTGGGCTATCCGGTGAGCGTCCTCGTGGGGCTGGGCATCACCGAGCTGATCTGCCTCGCCGTGTACCTGCTCCCGCGCACCTCGGTACTGGGGGCCATTCTCTGGACGGGCTACCTCGGGGGCGCCATCGCGACGCATGTCCGCGTCGGCAACCCCCTCTTCAGCCACGTGCTGTTCCCGGTCTACCTGGCTGCCTTCCTGTGGCTCGGGCTGTGGCTCCGGGAGCCGCGCCTCCGCGCCCTGGTGCCGCTGCGGAACAAGCCGTAG
- a CDS encoding HEAT repeat domain-containing protein: MRLLPVALLLFALPALAQVDARVAFLTKQLEKGKDPRARSQAALVLGATEEPEAVRPLCTGLEDESEVVRAAAAKGLATLKEASGLDCLKKHQEKDAATLVAVREAIKALEDFKNRKPRLYVALGLKDKTGSLSPELVKISEERLKRRLIHAGAMLAPPKETKKAAQGVLKKNSIRGYQLNIEISNTEGGGLRLAVLCLRYPDMALLGQVDVQASGAEPADLLKALIPKAIEDAAETFEWST; encoded by the coding sequence ATGCGGCTTTTGCCCGTTGCGCTCCTGTTGTTTGCCCTGCCTGCCCTGGCTCAGGTGGATGCCCGCGTGGCGTTCCTCACCAAGCAGCTAGAGAAGGGCAAGGATCCTCGTGCCCGCTCCCAGGCGGCGCTGGTGCTGGGGGCCACCGAGGAGCCCGAGGCCGTCCGCCCGCTGTGCACGGGGCTGGAGGATGAGAGTGAGGTGGTCCGCGCGGCCGCCGCCAAGGGGCTGGCGACGCTGAAGGAGGCCTCGGGCCTGGATTGCTTGAAGAAGCACCAGGAGAAGGACGCCGCCACGCTGGTGGCCGTGCGCGAGGCCATCAAGGCCCTGGAGGACTTCAAGAACCGCAAGCCGCGCCTGTACGTGGCGCTAGGGCTGAAGGACAAGACGGGCTCACTGTCTCCGGAGTTGGTGAAGATCTCCGAGGAGCGCCTGAAGCGGCGGCTCATCCACGCGGGGGCGATGCTGGCGCCTCCCAAAGAGACAAAAAAGGCCGCGCAGGGCGTGCTGAAAAAGAACAGCATCCGTGGCTACCAGCTCAACATCGAGATTTCGAATACGGAGGGCGGCGGGCTGCGCCTGGCCGTCCTGTGTTTGCGGTACCCGGACATGGCCCTGCTCGGGCAGGTGGACGTGCAGGCCTCCGGGGCCGAGCCCGCGGATCTCCTCAAGGCGCTGATTCCCAAGGCCATCGAGGACGCCGCGGAAACCTTCGAGTGGAGTACCTGA
- the alaS gene encoding alanine--tRNA ligase, which produces MPSALTASQIREAFLKFFEDRSHRRVASSPLVPQNDPTLLFTNAGMVQFKDVFTGREKRDYSRATTSQKCVRAGGKHNDLDNVGYTARHHTFFEMLGNFSFGDYFKADAIAYGWEFVTKTLGLDKARLAVTVFNGEGGIPWDEEAFELWAKQGVARDRIYKLGLKDNFWAMGDTGPCGPCSEIHYHQGDDIPCAEVSAGRPCQGVACDCDRWLEIWNLVFMQFERKEKDAPLIPLPKPSIDTGAGLERIASVVQGKRSNYDTDLFQSILSKVSELAGKPYTQEDGASMRVIADHSRAAAFLLSDGVQPSNEGRGYVLRRIMRRAIRHGSLLGLDEVFFFKVVDRVIELMGDAYPELRESRTFVLENTRHEEESFRRTLNRGLKMIDEEITRLKDSGGKAISGEATFFLHDTHGFPWDLTQIIARERGYDVDLTKFWEIMNTPRGADSGKLNKDKAVGDVYLKLADRLGTTEFLGYDGEGHEGEGSVRAIIKDGQEVAQASAGDKVELVLDRTPFYGESGGQIGDTGRITGHGGKAVANVLDAQRPVSGLIVHTVEVKEGTFKAGDMVQAAVDGERRKSIRANHSATHLMHRALKMVLGDHVKQAGSVVAPDFLRFDYSHFAVPTPEQMDQVEDLVNGWIRENAESQTRIMKLDDAKKSGAVAMFGEKYGETVRVVTVHPQSTELCGGTHVKRSGDIGLFKIVSESGIASGVRRITAVTGVGALQYLRETERELRKAAELLKTTPKELSKRVEATQKRVKELEKKIEEVAVKAQTASSKDLLDQAREVNGMKVLATRVDPADDKVYRGLADQLRDRIRSGVIAIGGEKDGKALILVAATKDVVAKGISAGDLVREMAKEVGGKGGGKADMAQAGGPDPSKLPAALDKLYELMKDRA; this is translated from the coding sequence ATGCCTTCCGCCCTTACCGCCTCCCAGATTCGCGAGGCGTTCCTCAAGTTCTTCGAGGACCGCAGCCATCGCCGCGTGGCCTCGTCCCCGCTCGTTCCCCAGAACGACCCGACGCTGCTGTTCACCAACGCGGGCATGGTCCAGTTCAAGGACGTGTTCACCGGCCGCGAGAAGCGCGACTACAGCCGCGCCACCACCTCGCAGAAGTGCGTGCGCGCCGGTGGCAAGCACAACGATCTCGACAACGTGGGCTACACCGCCCGGCACCACACGTTCTTCGAGATGCTCGGCAACTTCTCCTTCGGCGACTACTTCAAGGCCGACGCCATCGCCTACGGCTGGGAGTTCGTCACGAAGACGCTGGGCCTGGACAAGGCCCGCTTGGCCGTCACCGTGTTCAACGGCGAGGGTGGCATCCCTTGGGACGAGGAGGCCTTCGAGCTGTGGGCCAAGCAGGGCGTTGCGCGCGACCGCATCTACAAGCTGGGCCTGAAGGACAACTTCTGGGCCATGGGCGACACCGGCCCGTGCGGCCCGTGCTCCGAGATTCACTACCACCAGGGCGATGACATCCCCTGCGCCGAGGTCTCCGCTGGCCGTCCGTGCCAGGGCGTGGCGTGCGACTGCGACCGGTGGCTGGAGATCTGGAACCTGGTGTTCATGCAGTTCGAGCGCAAGGAGAAGGACGCGCCGCTCATCCCGCTGCCCAAGCCGTCCATCGACACGGGCGCGGGGCTGGAGCGCATCGCCTCCGTCGTTCAGGGCAAGCGCTCCAACTACGACACGGACCTGTTCCAGAGCATCCTGTCCAAGGTGAGCGAGCTGGCCGGCAAGCCGTACACCCAGGAGGACGGCGCCTCCATGCGCGTCATCGCGGACCACAGCCGCGCGGCCGCGTTCCTCCTCTCCGACGGCGTGCAGCCCTCCAACGAAGGCCGCGGCTACGTGCTCCGCCGCATCATGCGCCGCGCCATCCGCCACGGCTCGCTGCTGGGCCTGGACGAGGTGTTCTTCTTCAAGGTCGTGGACCGCGTCATCGAGCTGATGGGCGACGCCTACCCCGAGCTGCGCGAGAGCCGCACCTTCGTGCTCGAGAACACCCGCCACGAGGAGGAGTCCTTCCGCCGCACGCTCAACCGCGGCCTGAAGATGATCGACGAGGAGATCACCCGCCTGAAGGACAGCGGCGGCAAGGCCATCTCCGGCGAGGCGACCTTCTTCCTCCATGACACGCACGGCTTCCCGTGGGACTTGACGCAGATCATCGCCCGCGAGCGCGGCTACGACGTCGATCTGACCAAGTTCTGGGAGATCATGAACACGCCGCGCGGCGCGGACTCGGGCAAGCTCAACAAGGACAAGGCCGTCGGGGACGTGTACCTCAAGCTGGCGGATCGGCTGGGGACCACGGAGTTCCTCGGCTACGACGGCGAGGGCCACGAGGGCGAGGGCTCCGTGCGCGCCATCATCAAGGACGGCCAGGAGGTGGCCCAGGCCTCCGCGGGCGACAAGGTGGAGCTGGTGCTGGACCGGACGCCCTTCTACGGCGAGTCCGGCGGCCAGATCGGTGACACCGGCCGCATCACCGGCCATGGCGGCAAGGCCGTGGCGAACGTGCTGGACGCACAGCGCCCGGTCTCGGGCCTCATCGTCCACACCGTGGAGGTGAAGGAGGGCACGTTCAAGGCCGGCGACATGGTCCAGGCAGCGGTGGATGGTGAGCGGCGCAAGTCCATCCGCGCGAACCACTCGGCCACGCACCTGATGCACCGCGCGCTCAAGATGGTGCTCGGCGACCACGTGAAGCAGGCCGGCTCCGTGGTGGCGCCGGACTTCCTGCGCTTCGACTACTCGCACTTCGCCGTGCCCACGCCCGAGCAGATGGATCAGGTGGAAGACCTGGTCAACGGCTGGATCCGTGAGAACGCCGAGTCCCAGACGCGCATCATGAAGCTGGACGACGCGAAGAAGTCCGGCGCGGTGGCCATGTTCGGTGAGAAGTACGGCGAGACGGTGCGCGTCGTCACCGTGCACCCGCAGTCCACCGAGCTGTGTGGCGGCACGCACGTGAAGCGCAGCGGCGACATCGGTCTGTTCAAGATCGTCAGCGAGAGCGGCATTGCCTCGGGCGTGCGGCGCATCACCGCCGTCACCGGCGTGGGCGCCCTCCAGTACCTGCGCGAGACGGAGCGCGAGCTGCGCAAGGCGGCCGAGCTGCTGAAGACCACGCCCAAGGAGCTCTCCAAGCGCGTGGAGGCCACCCAGAAGCGCGTGAAGGAGCTGGAGAAGAAGATCGAGGAGGTCGCCGTGAAGGCGCAGACGGCCTCCAGCAAGGACCTGCTCGACCAGGCCCGCGAGGTGAACGGCATGAAGGTGCTGGCCACCCGCGTGGACCCGGCCGACGACAAGGTCTACCGCGGGCTGGCGGACCAGCTGCGCGACCGCATCCGCTCGGGCGTCATCGCCATCGGCGGCGAGAAGGATGGCAAGGCGCTCATCCTCGTGGCCGCGACCAAGGACGTGGTCGCCAAGGGCATCAGCGCGGGCGACCTCGTGCGCGAGATGGCCAAGGAAGTGGGCGGCAAGGGCGGCGGCAAGGCCGACATGGCCCAGGCCGGCGGCCCGGATCCGTCCAAGCTCCCCGCGGCGCTCGACAAGCTCTACGAGCTGATGAAGGACCGCGCATGA